The proteins below come from a single Paracoccus sp. SCSIO 75233 genomic window:
- a CDS encoding META domain-containing protein, translating into MIRQTTGYRMTRLTCLATAALLSACTAATVPEGERIDGIDWKMTRLNGLPWGHDVSLRIDGDRLTGVLPCNVYSGAQSGTPPAFGARALSVTELACADPARQRAEAEYLALLPRAEVIERDGNRLVLSGPDLQMTFEPREARGDDVF; encoded by the coding sequence ATGATCCGCCAAACGACTGGATACCGCATGACCCGCCTGACCTGCCTTGCAACCGCCGCGCTGTTGAGCGCCTGCACCGCCGCGACCGTGCCGGAGGGCGAGCGTATCGACGGGATCGACTGGAAAATGACAAGGCTCAACGGCTTACCTTGGGGGCATGACGTCTCGTTGCGCATCGACGGCGACCGGCTGACCGGGGTTCTGCCCTGCAATGTCTATTCCGGCGCGCAATCCGGAACCCCGCCCGCTTTCGGGGCGCGCGCGCTTTCGGTGACGGAACTCGCCTGCGCCGATCCGGCGCGACAACGGGCAGAGGCGGAGTATCTGGCGCTTTTGCCGCGCGCGGAGGTGATCGAACGTGACGGCAACCGCCTTGTGCTCAGCGGTCCCGATCTGCAAATGACATTTGAACCAAGAGAGGCAAGAGGCGATGACGTTTTTTAA
- the rpsU gene encoding 30S ribosomal protein S21, with protein MQVNVRDNNVEQAMRALKKKLQREGVFREMKLRQHFEKPSVKKAREKAEAVRRARKLARKKAQREGAL; from the coding sequence ATGCAGGTGAACGTTCGCGACAACAACGTCGAACAGGCGATGCGCGCCCTGAAGAAGAAACTTCAGCGCGAAGGCGTGTTCCGTGAGATGAAGCTTCGGCAGCATTTCGAGAAACCGTCCGTCAAGAAGGCCCGTGAAAAGGCCGAGGCCGTGCGCCGCGCCCGCAAGCTGGCCCGTAAAAAGGCACAGCGCGAAGGCGCTCTGTAA
- a CDS encoding COQ9 family protein, with product MTDTRDRLAEAAIAHVPFDGMNAAALRAAARDLGMSEDVVPAFFPNGGPDLAAWIHRRGDAELAAWMETAPPGKIRERIASAIWQRLAIADAELVRAASSLLALPQNQPLAAKLVWETADTIWSGLDDTSRDVNWYSKRATLSAVYSASVLYWLGDLSEDHADTRGFIDRRIDGVMRFEKIKASARKIPGVAMMADLATGWIRAPKSTGTEPKS from the coding sequence ATGACCGACACACGCGACAGACTTGCCGAGGCCGCGATTGCGCATGTGCCCTTTGATGGAATGAATGCGGCTGCCTTGCGGGCGGCGGCGCGTGATCTGGGGATGTCCGAAGATGTGGTCCCCGCCTTCTTTCCGAATGGCGGGCCGGATCTGGCGGCGTGGATCCACCGTCGCGGCGATGCGGAACTGGCGGCGTGGATGGAAACCGCCCCGCCCGGCAAGATACGGGAGCGGATCGCTTCTGCCATCTGGCAGCGGCTGGCGATTGCGGATGCCGAGCTGGTGCGCGCGGCCTCATCGCTGCTGGCGCTGCCGCAGAACCAGCCGCTTGCGGCGAAGCTGGTCTGGGAAACCGCCGATACGATCTGGAGCGGGCTGGACGACACCTCGCGCGATGTGAACTGGTATTCCAAACGGGCGACGCTGTCGGCGGTCTATTCGGCCAGCGTGCTCTATTGGCTGGGCGATCTGTCGGAGGATCATGCCGACACGCGCGGATTCATCGACCGCCGGATTGACGGGGTGATGCGGTTCGAAAAAATAAAGGCCTCGGCGCGTAAAATCCCCGGCGTCGCGATGATGGCGGATCTGGCAACCGGCTGGATCCGTGCCCCCAAATCGACCGGGACGGAGCCGAAATCATGA
- a CDS encoding NAD(P)H-quinone oxidoreductase, which yields MSLPDSMRAIEITQPGAPDVLKEVRRPVPMPGHGQIVIRLAYAGVNRPDVAQRQGNYAPPPGASDLPGLEGAGEIVAIGSGVSGWKPGDKVCALLPGGGYAEYVACHHSHALPIPDSMTLKDAAALPETAYTVWSNVVMRGGLQAGERFLVHGGSSGIGTMAIQVAVALGARVWATAGSDEKCAACEGLGATAINYRTQDFVKIMRDAGGANLILDMVGGDYIAKNLKSLDMDGRLVQIAFLQGPKAEINFAHLMMRRLTITGSTLRPQSDAAKARIARELRGNLWPLIAAGKVRVLIDSEFDLADAAEAHRRMESSDHIGKILLRVAGD from the coding sequence ATGAGCCTGCCCGATTCCATGCGTGCCATCGAAATAACTCAGCCGGGCGCGCCGGATGTGCTGAAGGAGGTCCGGCGGCCTGTCCCGATGCCCGGTCACGGCCAGATCGTCATCCGGCTGGCTTATGCCGGGGTGAACCGTCCCGATGTGGCGCAGCGGCAGGGGAATTACGCGCCGCCGCCCGGTGCCTCCGATCTGCCGGGGCTGGAAGGGGCGGGCGAAATCGTCGCCATCGGCAGCGGCGTCAGCGGCTGGAAGCCCGGCGACAAGGTCTGTGCGCTGCTGCCGGGCGGGGGCTATGCGGAATATGTCGCCTGCCACCACAGCCATGCGCTGCCCATCCCGGACAGTATGACGCTGAAGGACGCCGCCGCCCTGCCGGAGACGGCATACACGGTCTGGTCAAACGTGGTCATGCGCGGCGGGTTGCAGGCCGGGGAACGGTTTCTGGTCCATGGCGGATCATCGGGGATCGGCACGATGGCGATACAGGTCGCGGTCGCGCTTGGTGCAAGGGTGTGGGCGACGGCGGGTTCCGACGAAAAATGCGCCGCCTGCGAGGGGCTGGGTGCGACGGCAATCAACTACCGCACGCAGGATTTCGTCAAGATCATGCGCGATGCGGGGGGCGCAAACCTGATCCTCGACATGGTCGGGGGCGACTATATCGCGAAAAACCTGAAATCGCTGGATATGGACGGCAGGCTGGTGCAGATCGCCTTCCTGCAAGGCCCGAAAGCGGAGATCAATTTCGCCCATCTGATGATGCGGCGGCTGACCATCACCGGCTCCACCCTGCGGCCCCAGTCGGATGCGGCCAAGGCGCGGATCGCGCGGGAGCTTCGCGGCAATCTCTGGCCGTTGATCGCGGCCGGGAAGGTCCGGGTGCTGATCGACAGCGAATTCGATCTGGCAGACGCCGCCGAAGCGCATCGCCGGATGGAAAGCAGCGATCACATCGGCAAGATCCTGCTGCGCGTGGCTGGCGACTGA
- a CDS encoding ribonuclease T2, whose amino-acid sequence MRLPALIVALTAMLTLPAIGQSHRAGEFDYYVMALSWSPSWCRSAGDQREATQCDAGRKVDFVLHGLWPQYEDGWPENCRTSERDPSRRDSQAMEDIMGSGGLAWYQWQKHGRCSGLSASGYYAASREAFNSITLPEYFVDLDKDISIPPELIEQAFIEYNPDLTADGITVTCRNEDLQEVRICLTRDLEPRECGQDVRTDCSRDAVIMEKVR is encoded by the coding sequence ATGCGTTTGCCCGCCCTGATCGTCGCCCTGACCGCCATGCTGACCCTGCCCGCCATCGGGCAGTCGCACCGGGCGGGGGAGTTCGATTACTACGTCATGGCGCTGAGCTGGTCGCCAAGCTGGTGCCGCTCCGCCGGGGATCAGCGCGAGGCGACGCAATGCGATGCGGGCCGCAAGGTCGATTTCGTGCTGCACGGGCTGTGGCCGCAATACGAGGACGGCTGGCCGGAGAATTGCCGCACCAGTGAACGCGACCCGTCACGCCGCGACAGCCAGGCAATGGAGGATATCATGGGCTCTGGCGGGCTGGCCTGGTATCAGTGGCAGAAGCATGGGCGTTGCAGCGGGTTGTCGGCCTCCGGCTATTACGCGGCATCGCGCGAGGCGTTCAACTCCATCACCCTGCCGGAATATTTCGTCGATCTCGACAAGGATATCTCTATCCCGCCGGAACTGATCGAGCAGGCATTCATCGAGTACAACCCCGATCTGACCGCCGACGGCATCACCGTGACCTGCCGCAACGAGGACCTGCAGGAGGTCCGCATCTGCCTGACCCGCGATCTGGAGCCGCGCGAATGCGGGCAGGATGTGCGGACCGATTGCAGCCGCGACGCGGTCATCATGGAAAAGGTGCGTTAA
- a CDS encoding DUF1013 domain-containing protein: MNKPLMAKATAVWLIDNTTLSFKQIADFCGLHELEVQGIADGDVATGVKGFDPIASHQLDQAEIDKGEKDPAYKLRLKHNPAAEGEEKRRGPRYTPLSKRQDRPAAILWLVKFHPELADSQIAKLVGTTKPTIQAIRERTHWNIQNIQPIDPVALGLAKQTELDAAVQKAAKKREAEGGVMSDDERRKLVSTETSLSMEDEPRLPSAIAGLENFSLSKDDEDQQPERELDAESFFSLPNKDEDDEDED; the protein is encoded by the coding sequence ATGAACAAACCGCTGATGGCCAAAGCCACCGCCGTCTGGCTGATAGATAACACCACGCTCAGCTTCAAGCAGATCGCCGATTTCTGCGGGCTGCATGAGCTTGAGGTGCAGGGCATTGCCGATGGCGACGTGGCAACGGGTGTGAAAGGCTTCGATCCGATCGCCTCGCACCAGCTCGATCAGGCGGAGATCGACAAGGGCGAGAAGGACCCCGCCTACAAGCTGAGACTGAAGCACAACCCCGCAGCCGAGGGCGAGGAAAAGCGTCGCGGCCCGCGCTATACGCCGCTGTCGAAGCGCCAGGACCGCCCTGCGGCGATCCTGTGGCTGGTCAAGTTCCATCCCGAACTGGCCGATTCCCAGATCGCCAAGCTGGTCGGAACGACCAAACCGACCATTCAGGCGATCCGCGAGCGGACCCACTGGAACATCCAGAATATCCAGCCGATCGACCCGGTCGCGCTTGGACTGGCGAAGCAGACGGAGCTTGATGCGGCGGTTCAGAAAGCCGCGAAGAAGCGCGAGGCCGAGGGCGGCGTGATGTCCGATGACGAGCGGCGCAAGCTGGTGTCCACGGAAACCTCGCTCTCGATGGAGGACGAGCCGCGCCTGCCAAGCGCCATCGCCGGGCTGGAGAATTTCTCGCTGTCCAAGGATGACGAGGATCAGCAGCCAGAGCGTGAACTGGATGCCGAAAGCTTCTTCTCGCTTCCGAACAAGGACGAGGACGACGAAGACGAGGATTAA
- a CDS encoding P1 family peptidase, which produces MKPGARNLITDVAGLRVGNAGDGDLRSGSTVLTADEPFAASVHVMGGAPGSRETDLLAPDKLVEGVDAIFLSGGSAFGLSAGDGVMEGLRAMGRGFAVGDVRVPIVPGAIVFDLLNGGDKAWRQNPYPALGRAALDAAASDFSIGSAGAGIGAMTGRLKGGLGSASAVLDSGITVGALVVVNALGSATVGGGRHFWAAPWEMDGEFGGLGPAQQHMPQTEPLPEKRLGEATTIAIVATDAALSKPALKRLATVAHDGMARALVPSHTPLDGDLIFAVSTGARQMQDPLADQFGLGHAAASCLARAIARGVHAATSAPGDLQPCWGDLQT; this is translated from the coding sequence ATGAAGCCCGGAGCACGAAATCTGATCACCGATGTCGCAGGCCTGCGGGTCGGGAATGCCGGTGACGGCGATTTGCGGTCGGGGAGCACGGTTCTGACCGCTGACGAGCCCTTCGCGGCCTCGGTGCATGTGATGGGTGGGGCGCCAGGCAGCCGGGAGACGGATCTGCTCGCACCCGACAAGCTTGTCGAAGGGGTGGACGCGATTTTCCTGTCCGGCGGTTCGGCCTTCGGGTTGTCAGCGGGCGATGGCGTGATGGAGGGGCTGCGGGCCATGGGGCGCGGCTTTGCCGTCGGTGATGTCCGGGTGCCGATCGTGCCGGGCGCGATTGTGTTCGACCTGTTGAATGGTGGCGACAAGGCATGGCGGCAGAACCCCTACCCCGCACTTGGCCGGGCGGCCCTTGACGCGGCGGCGAGTGATTTCAGCATCGGCAGCGCCGGTGCCGGGATCGGCGCGATGACCGGGCGGCTGAAAGGCGGGCTGGGCTCTGCCTCTGCCGTGCTGGACAGCGGCATCACGGTCGGGGCGCTTGTGGTGGTGAACGCGCTCGGCTCCGCGACGGTCGGGGGCGGGCGGCATTTCTGGGCCGCACCGTGGGAGATGGACGGGGAGTTCGGCGGTCTTGGTCCGGCGCAGCAGCACATGCCGCAAACCGAACCCTTGCCGGAGAAACGGCTGGGCGAGGCCACCACCATCGCCATTGTCGCGACCGATGCAGCACTCAGCAAACCGGCGCTGAAGCGGCTCGCGACCGTGGCCCATGACGGCATGGCCCGTGCCTTGGTGCCCAGCCATACGCCGTTGGACGGCGATCTGATCTTTGCGGTTTCGACCGGGGCGCGGCAGATGCAGGACCCGCTGGCCGATCAGTTCGGCCTCGGCCACGCCGCGGCAAGCTGTCTGGCGCGCGCGATTGCGCGCGGCGTTCATGCGGCGACATCAGCCCCGGGCGACCTGCAACCTTGCTGGGGTGATCTTCAAACCTAA
- a CDS encoding LacI family DNA-binding transcriptional regulator, protein MSPRNKNRPLTLRDVSEASGVSEMTVSRVLRNRGDVSATTREKVLNAAKALGYVPNMIAGGLASQRVNLVAIVIPSLSNLVFPDVLTGISAELDDTPLQPVIGVTNYSLSREESVLYDMLSWRPSGVILAGLEHNEASRAMLAAASVPVVEIMDVDGDAIDCAVGISHLAAGRQMAAEILGAGYRRIGFIGTHMPEDHRAKKRLAGLEESLAEAGVKLAAREFYQGGSSLAKGRELTERILTRVPDLDFLYYSNDMIGAGGLIWCLEQGYDIPGNLGLAGFNGVDLLDGLPIRLATTDARRDDIGRRAARIVAGRDPRPEDGKIALTPHFLPGDTIRRGDRQPG, encoded by the coding sequence ATGTCGCCACGCAATAAAAATCGCCCGCTGACGCTTCGTGACGTGTCCGAGGCCTCGGGTGTGTCGGAAATGACGGTCAGCCGGGTCTTGCGCAATCGCGGGGATGTCTCTGCCACGACGCGCGAGAAGGTGCTGAATGCGGCGAAGGCGCTTGGTTATGTGCCGAATATGATCGCCGGCGGGCTGGCCAGTCAGCGCGTCAATCTGGTTGCCATCGTCATCCCGTCGCTGTCCAATCTGGTGTTTCCTGATGTGCTGACCGGGATTTCCGCCGAGCTGGACGATACGCCGCTGCAACCTGTGATCGGGGTCACGAATTACTCGCTCTCGCGCGAGGAATCGGTGCTTTATGACATGCTGTCCTGGCGGCCCTCGGGCGTGATCCTGGCGGGGCTGGAGCATAACGAGGCGTCGCGGGCGATGCTGGCGGCGGCTTCGGTGCCGGTGGTGGAGATCATGGATGTCGATGGCGATGCGATCGACTGTGCGGTCGGGATTTCGCATCTCGCGGCAGGGCGGCAGATGGCGGCGGAGATTCTGGGCGCGGGATACCGCCGGATCGGCTTTATCGGCACCCATATGCCGGAGGACCATCGGGCCAAGAAACGCCTTGCGGGGCTGGAAGAATCGCTGGCGGAGGCGGGGGTGAAACTGGCGGCGCGGGAGTTTTATCAGGGTGGTTCGTCGCTGGCGAAGGGGCGGGAGCTGACGGAGCGGATCCTGACCCGCGTGCCGGATCTGGATTTCCTGTATTACTCCAACGACATGATTGGCGCGGGCGGGCTGATCTGGTGCCTTGAACAAGGTTACGACATCCCCGGAAATCTGGGGCTTGCGGGCTTTAATGGCGTGGATTTGCTGGACGGATTGCCGATCCGGCTGGCGACGACAGATGCAAGGCGGGACGATATCGGTCGCCGCGCGGCGCGGATTGTGGCGGGGCGCGATCCGCGTCCGGAGGATGGAAAAATCGCGCTGACGCCGCATTTCCTGCCGGGCGACACGATCCGCAGAGGGGACCGTCAGCCGGGCTGA
- a CDS encoding MFS transporter, producing MSDRTTRPGAKARFWRDAGWWAVTAAFMLNGLLFGAWAARVPVFKEGFALDPATLGLLLLALAGGAIVAFPFSGALTERWGPERVTIGCAMIYCPALVGLSLAPTPLLFGAALFVFGAMHGAMDVAMNGWAARVERRLEQSVMSIFHAMFSLGAGLGAASGFVAVQMGLAPFPHFLFVALIGGVSALLLMIPQRGEMPARRAAEDGTRNIFILPKGRLLLVGLIAFASSMGEGAMADWSAVFLEAFTTATEAQAALGYAVFSVTMVLTRLAGGAVVQRFGPVGATRASGIIACIGLVIVMLTGNLWVALAGFALVGIGYAVLMPLVFSRAANDPEIAPGPALASVATVGYGGLLLGPPVVGFVAQLAGLRASFGLLALLVLGAVLMAPLLRVAPAHSGK from the coding sequence ATGTCAGACAGGACGACGCGGCCCGGCGCGAAAGCCCGGTTCTGGAGAGATGCGGGCTGGTGGGCGGTCACCGCGGCCTTCATGCTGAACGGTTTGCTGTTCGGGGCATGGGCCGCGCGGGTGCCGGTGTTCAAGGAGGGCTTTGCGCTTGATCCCGCCACGCTCGGGCTGTTGCTGCTGGCGCTGGCGGGTGGCGCTATTGTGGCGTTTCCGTTTTCCGGCGCGCTGACGGAACGCTGGGGGCCGGAGCGGGTCACCATCGGCTGCGCGATGATTTATTGCCCGGCGCTGGTCGGGCTGTCGCTTGCGCCGACGCCGCTGCTCTTCGGTGCTGCGCTGTTCGTTTTCGGGGCCATGCATGGGGCGATGGATGTGGCGATGAATGGCTGGGCGGCGCGGGTGGAGCGGCGGCTGGAACAATCCGTCATGTCGATCTTTCACGCCATGTTCAGCCTCGGCGCCGGCTTGGGTGCGGCGAGCGGGTTTGTCGCGGTTCAAATGGGGCTCGCCCCGTTTCCGCATTTCCTGTTCGTCGCGCTGATCGGCGGGGTATCCGCGCTGCTCCTGATGATCCCGCAGCGCGGCGAGATGCCCGCGCGGCGCGCGGCAGAGGACGGGACACGCAATATCTTCATCCTGCCGAAGGGGCGGCTTCTGCTGGTCGGGCTGATCGCATTTGCCTCTTCGATGGGAGAGGGGGCGATGGCGGATTGGAGTGCGGTGTTTTTGGAAGCCTTCACCACGGCGACCGAGGCGCAGGCAGCACTTGGCTATGCCGTGTTCAGCGTGACGATGGTGCTGACTCGGCTGGCCGGGGGCGCGGTCGTGCAGCGCTTCGGGCCGGTCGGCGCGACAAGGGCAAGCGGGATCATCGCCTGTATCGGGCTGGTGATCGTGATGCTGACCGGCAATCTGTGGGTGGCGCTGGCCGGGTTTGCGCTGGTCGGGATCGGCTATGCGGTGCTGATGCCGCTGGTGTTTTCCCGCGCCGCGAACGATCCCGAGATTGCGCCCGGTCCGGCGCTGGCGAGTGTTGCGACCGTGGGATATGGCGGCTTGCTGCTGGGGCCGCCTGTGGTCGGCTTCGTGGCCCAGCTTGCCGGGTTGCGGGCGTCCTTCGGGTTGCTGGCGCTGCTGGTATTGGGGGCGGTGCTGATGGCGCCGCTTTTGCGGGTGGCACCGGCGCATTCGGGGAAGTAA
- a CDS encoding DUF411 domain-containing protein — protein sequence MTKKTVGIAAVLVVLAMPVFGAEDEATEMVVHKDPYCGCCTAWADLAEEAGYAVETVVENDMVSIKDGLDVPEEFWSCHTVEIDGYVIEGHVPFDAVARLLEERPEITGIAVPGMPAGSPGMGDDPAARYDVVAFGGDAGRGALYQRVGK from the coding sequence ATGACAAAGAAAACTGTTGGAATCGCGGCTGTTCTGGTCGTTCTGGCGATGCCTGTGTTCGGTGCCGAGGATGAGGCGACCGAGATGGTGGTGCATAAAGACCCGTATTGCGGCTGCTGCACCGCATGGGCCGATCTGGCGGAGGAGGCCGGTTACGCGGTCGAGACCGTCGTGGAAAACGACATGGTCTCGATCAAGGACGGGCTGGACGTGCCGGAGGAGTTCTGGTCCTGCCACACGGTCGAGATCGACGGCTATGTGATCGAAGGTCATGTGCCGTTCGACGCCGTGGCGCGCCTGCTGGAAGAGCGCCCGGAGATCACCGGGATCGCGGTTCCGGGCATGCCTGCCGGATCGCCGGGGATGGGGGATGACCCTGCCGCGCGCTATGACGTGGTCGCCTTTGGCGGCGATGCGGGCCGGGGCGCGCTTTATCAGCGGGTCGGCAAGTAA
- a CDS encoding D-amino-acid transaminase, protein MSRIVYLNGDYLPEQDARISIFDRGFVMADAVYEVVSVLGGKLIDFAGHQARLKRSLDALEIGNPLPDDDYLAMFRELVTRNEITDGMIYLQVTRGNPGDRDFAYPPADTPQTVVAFTQSKPGLADSPAAAKGWKVVTEPDERWGRRDIKTTQLLYPSMAKMAAKAKGADDAWLVEDGKITEGTSNNAYIVKGNTIITRELSRDILHGITRAAVLRLAREAQMQVEERGFTPEEASEADEAFVTSASAFVMPVVAIDGKQIGNGAPGKIAARLREIYLDEMRKTAI, encoded by the coding sequence ATGTCCCGCATCGTCTATCTCAACGGCGACTATCTTCCCGAACAGGACGCCAGGATTTCGATCTTCGACCGTGGCTTCGTCATGGCCGATGCCGTCTACGAAGTTGTCAGCGTGCTCGGCGGCAAGCTGATCGATTTCGCCGGCCATCAGGCGCGGCTCAAACGCTCCCTCGACGCGCTGGAGATCGGCAATCCGCTTCCCGATGACGACTATCTGGCGATGTTCCGCGAGCTCGTCACCCGGAACGAGATCACCGACGGCATGATCTATCTTCAGGTCACGCGCGGCAATCCCGGCGACCGCGATTTCGCCTACCCGCCCGCCGACACCCCGCAGACCGTCGTTGCCTTCACCCAATCGAAACCCGGACTTGCCGACAGCCCTGCTGCGGCAAAAGGCTGGAAGGTCGTGACCGAGCCCGACGAACGCTGGGGCCGCCGCGACATCAAGACGACCCAGCTCCTCTACCCCTCGATGGCGAAGATGGCGGCCAAGGCAAAAGGCGCTGACGACGCTTGGCTGGTGGAGGACGGCAAGATCACCGAAGGCACCTCCAACAACGCCTATATCGTCAAGGGCAACACCATCATCACCCGCGAACTCAGCCGCGACATCCTGCACGGCATCACCCGTGCCGCCGTGCTGCGCCTCGCCCGCGAGGCCCAGATGCAGGTGGAGGAACGCGGCTTCACCCCCGAAGAAGCAAGCGAGGCGGACGAGGCTTTCGTCACCTCCGCCTCCGCCTTCGTGATGCCGGTCGTCGCCATCGACGGCAAACAGATCGGCAATGGCGCACCGGGCAAAATCGCCGCCCGGCTGCGCGAAATCTATCTCGATGAGATGCGCAAAACCGCAATCTGA
- a CDS encoding alkaline phosphatase: protein MSSRLILPRLSRRAVLGTGAAFAASLAMPAISRAQNRPVFGHGVQSGDPTASSGVVWTRPDRPSRVVLEMATTESFDNATRVAAMDALPDSDMAVKAMLTDLPADQRIFYRFTAADLSDINNVSEPVIGQFRTAPTEKRNIRFVWSGDTAGQGWGIDENGMRTYATMSQHEPDFMIHSGDTIYADGPMTEEQEYDGGVWKNTVLTDEVRKVAETLDEYRGRYKYNMLDEHVRAFNAMTPIYYQWDDHEVTNNWSPGKDLSGDDRYTEKSIALLSARGGRAFHEMNPISYTPAEPGRVFRKMSYGPSLDIFFLDLRSYRPANNDGMQEEITPEAIVLGQRQVAWLKDALKTSTATWKVIACDMPISIVVWDNFADASGVEAVANGEDGPAKGRELEFADLLRFIRDESIRNTVWLTADVHYTAANHYSPDRAQFQEFNPFWEFVSGPLHAGTFGPNAMDMTFGPKVEFVKAPEEGQVNLPPSAGLQFFGIVDIDGESEQMTVRLMDVADSELWSITLDPEMA from the coding sequence ATGTCGTCCCGCCTCATCCTGCCCCGCCTGTCGCGCCGCGCCGTTCTCGGCACCGGCGCCGCCTTCGCCGCATCGCTCGCCATGCCCGCCATCTCGCGGGCGCAAAACCGCCCGGTCTTCGGTCATGGCGTGCAATCCGGCGATCCGACCGCCTCCAGCGGCGTCGTCTGGACCCGGCCCGACCGCCCCTCTCGCGTGGTGCTGGAAATGGCCACCACCGAAAGCTTCGACAACGCCACCCGCGTCGCCGCGATGGACGCGCTGCCCGATTCGGACATGGCGGTCAAAGCCATGCTGACCGACCTGCCCGCCGATCAGCGGATCTTCTACCGCTTCACCGCCGCCGATCTGTCCGACATCAACAATGTCTCCGAACCCGTCATCGGCCAGTTCCGCACCGCGCCGACCGAAAAGCGCAATATCCGCTTCGTCTGGTCGGGCGACACCGCCGGTCAGGGCTGGGGCATCGACGAAAACGGCATGCGTACCTACGCCACCATGTCGCAGCACGAGCCCGACTTTATGATCCATTCCGGCGACACCATCTATGCCGACGGCCCGATGACTGAGGAACAGGAATATGACGGCGGCGTATGGAAGAACACCGTCCTGACCGACGAGGTCCGCAAGGTTGCCGAAACCCTCGACGAATATCGCGGGCGCTACAAATACAACATGCTGGACGAACATGTCCGCGCCTTCAACGCCATGACCCCAATCTACTACCAGTGGGACGACCACGAGGTCACCAATAACTGGTCCCCGGGCAAGGATCTGTCGGGCGACGACCGCTATACGGAAAAATCCATCGCCCTGCTCTCGGCCCGCGGCGGCCGCGCCTTCCACGAGATGAACCCGATCTCCTACACCCCGGCGGAACCGGGCCGCGTCTTCCGCAAGATGTCCTACGGCCCCTCGCTCGACATCTTCTTCCTCGACCTGCGCAGCTACCGCCCGGCCAATAATGACGGCATGCAGGAAGAGATCACGCCGGAAGCCATCGTGCTGGGCCAGCGTCAGGTCGCCTGGCTGAAGGATGCGCTGAAGACCTCCACCGCGACGTGGAAAGTCATCGCCTGCGACATGCCGATCAGCATCGTCGTCTGGGACAATTTTGCCGATGCCTCGGGCGTCGAAGCCGTCGCCAATGGCGAGGATGGTCCCGCCAAAGGCCGTGAGCTGGAATTCGCCGATTTGCTGCGCTTCATCCGCGACGAAAGCATCCGCAACACGGTCTGGCTGACCGCAGATGTCCACTACACTGCCGCGAATCACTACAGCCCGGACCGCGCCCAGTTCCAGGAATTCAATCCGTTCTGGGAATTTGTCTCCGGCCCGTTGCACGCCGGCACCTTCGGCCCGAACGCGATGGACATGACTTTCGGCCCGAAAGTGGAGTTCGTGAAGGCCCCTGAGGAGGGTCAGGTCAACCTGCCGCCCTCCGCCGGTTTGCAGTTTTTCGGCATCGTCGACATTGACGGCGAGAGCGAACAAATGACCGTTCGCCTCATGGATGTCGCGGATTCGGAGCTGTGGTCGATCACGCTAGACCCTGAAATGGCGTAA
- a CDS encoding outer-membrane lipoprotein carrier protein LolA, protein MKKLALALAPVIALLVSAPAALAEKIPLNNISNYLNGLSTLQSEFTQVNPDGTISAGTVYIQRPGRVRFEYKNSNQLMLASGGQVAVFDAKSNQGPQIYPLSKTPLSIILAANVNLAQAGMVTGHSEVKNTTVVTAQDPAHPEYGNIQMVFTSPTELRQWVVTDDAGKKTTVILGEMKKGVRFSSSTFVVENEIARRGN, encoded by the coding sequence ATGAAAAAACTCGCACTCGCACTCGCGCCCGTCATCGCACTTCTGGTCTCCGCCCCGGCGGCTCTGGCCGAGAAGATACCGCTCAACAATATCTCGAACTACCTGAACGGCCTCAGCACGCTGCAATCGGAATTCACGCAGGTGAACCCGGATGGCACGATTTCGGCCGGGACGGTTTACATCCAGCGACCGGGCCGGGTCCGGTTCGAGTACAAGAATTCCAACCAGCTCATGCTGGCCTCCGGCGGGCAGGTAGCCGTGTTTGACGCCAAGTCGAATCAGGGGCCGCAGATCTATCCGCTGTCGAAAACCCCGCTGTCGATCATTCTGGCGGCGAATGTGAACCTTGCGCAGGCGGGGATGGTGACCGGGCATAGCGAGGTGAAAAATACCACGGTCGTGACCGCGCAGGACCCGGCGCATCCGGAATACGGCAATATCCAGATGGTCTTCACCTCCCCGACGGAGTTGCGGCAATGGGTCGTGACCGACGATGCGGGCAAGAAAACCACGGTTATTCTGGGCGAGATGAAAAAGGGCGTGCGCTTCAGCTCCTCGACCTTCGTGGTGGAGAACGAGATCGCCCGTCGCGGGAACTGA